From one Brienomyrus brachyistius isolate T26 unplaced genomic scaffold, BBRACH_0.4 scaffold147, whole genome shotgun sequence genomic stretch:
- the acvr1l gene encoding activin receptor type-1 isoform X2 — MRGQLLCPGGALRWRTVLLLGDVPEGKPIRYRVETLVIFVIGPFVVLALLSLLAVLVCRRLHHGRLERLHEMDAEQGAIDGLIASNVGDGTLADLLDHSCTSGSGSGLPFLVQRTVARQISLVECVGKGRYGEVWRGQWQGENVAVKIFSSRDEKSWFRETEIYNTVLLRHENILGFMASDMTSRNSSTQLWLITHYHENGSLYDYLQRVAVETADGLQMAASVVSGLVHLHTEIFGTEGKPAIAHRDLKSKNILVKKDLRCCIADLGLAVTHSQSDNQLDVGNNPKVGTKRYMAPEVLDETIQTDCFDAYKRVDIWAFGLVLWEIARRTYSNGIVEEYKPPFYDLVPNDPSFDDMRKVVCVEQQRPFIPNRWFSDPTLSALVKLMRECWYQNPSARLTALRIKKTLDKIYSSLEKGKVDC; from the exons ATGCGAGGACAGCTCTTGTGCCCCGGGGGAGCACTGCGATGGCGAACAGTGCTTCTCCTCGGTGACG TGCCAGAAGGAAAGCCAATCAGGTACCGGGTGGAGACCCTTGTCATCTTCGTGATTGGCCCGTTTGTGGTGCTGGCCCTCCTATCCCTGCTGGCCGTGCTGGTGTGTCGGCGGCTGCACCACGGCCGACTGGAGAGGCTCCACGAGATGGACGCTGAGCAGGGGGCCATCGACGGCCTCATTGCTTCCAACGTGGGCGACGGCACCCTGGCT GATCTCCTGGACCACTCCTGTACTTCAGGCAGTGGCTCTGGCCTTCCCTTCCTGGTTCAGAGGACTGTGGCACGGCAGATCAGCTTGGTAGAGTGTGTTG GAAAAGGGCGTTATGGGGAAGTCTGGAGGGGCCAGTGGCAGGGAGAAAACGTGGCAGTGAAGATCTTCTCTTCCAGAGATGAGAAGTCCTGGTTCAGAGAAACAGAGATTTACAACACTGTCCTGCTGCGGCATGAAAACATCCTCG GATTCATGGCTTCCGACATGACGTCGCGTAACTCCAGCACGCAGCTCTGGCTCATCACACATTACCACGAGAACGGCTCGCTCTACGACTACCTGCAGCGCGTTGCCGTGGAGACGGCGGACGGGCTGCAGATGGCAGCGTCGGTGGTGAGCGGACTGGTGCACCTGCACACCGAGATCTTTGGGACAGAGGGGAAGCCGGCTATAGCTCACCGTGACCTCAAGAGCAAGAACATCCTAGTGAAGAAGGACCTACGCTGTTGCATCGCTGACCTCG GCCTGGCAGTCACGCACTCGCAGTCAGACAATCAGCTGGATGTTGGAAATAACCCCAAGGTTGGTACCAAGAGGTACATGGCGCCGGAGGTTCTGGACGAGACCATCCAGACAGACTGCTTCGACGCTTACAAGCGAGTGGACATCTGGGCCTTTGGGCTGGTCCTCTGGGAAATTGCTCGCCGGACCTACAGTAACG GCATCGTCGAAGAGTACAAGCCGCCCTTCTACGACCTGGTGCCCAACGACCCCAGCTTCGACGACATGCGCAAAGTCGTGTGCGTGGAACAGCAACGGCCCTTCATCCCCAACAGATGGTTCTCGGATCCG ACCCTGTCGGCCCTGGTGAAGCTGATGCGGGAATGCTGGTACCAGAACCCGTCGGCCCGCCTCACGGCACTGCGAATCAAAAAGACTCTAGATAAAATCTACAGCTCCCTGGAGAAAGGCAAAGTGGACTGCTGA
- the d2hgdh gene encoding D-2-hydroxyglutarate dehydrogenase, mitochondrial produces MANCFHGLKSFGAQAPYPWIRSQCLSSLSILGGVYAAPETNRLVASGQTRGMRTTSTAGVVIKRLPFSRVSQQDLAFFEKALPGRTITDPDVLASSNVDWLKSVRGSSELLLRPQTTEDVSQILRYCNERRLAVNPQAGNTGLVGGSVPVFDEIILSTSLMNRVLHFDQVSGVLTCQAGCVLENLSSYVEERDFIMPLDLGAKGSCQIGGNVATNAGGLRLLRYGSLRGTVLGLEVVLADGKVLNCLTSLRKDNTGYDLKQLFIGSEGTLGVITAVSILCPRKPKAVNVAFLGCSSFQQLLKTFHCCRGMLGEILSAFEFLDSACMRLLEKHLKLNNPIRESPFYIVIETAGSNASHDEEKLHDFLQEVMALSLVTDGTVATEDAKIKALWALRERITEGLTHDGYTYKYDISLPVEKIYQLVEDMREHLGDKAQNVVGYGHVGDGNLHLNITSHSRDPALLTAIEPYVYEWTARCRGSISAEHGLGLKKRNYIQYSKPPEAVALMGDIKRMLDPHGILNPYKTLPDNC; encoded by the exons ATGGCGAACTGTTTTCATGGACTCAAGAGTTTTGGAGCGCAAGCGCCATATCCCTGGATTCGCTCGCAGTGTTTGTCCAGCCTGAGCATCTTGGGAGGTGTGTATGCTGCCCCGGAGACAAACAGACTGGTGGCTTCGGGACAGACCCGTGGGATGAGAACCACCAGCACTGCCGGCGTCGTGATAAAGCGGCTTCCCTTCTCCAGGGTCTCCCAGCAGGACTTGGCTTTCTTTGAGAAGGCGCTGCCTGGAAGGACCATCACAGATCCGGACGTGCTGGCATCCAGCAATGTCGACTGGCTGAAGTCTGTGCGTG GGTCCAGTGAGCTTCTCCTGAGACCCCAGACTACTGAAGATGTCTCTCAGATTCTCAG ATATTGCAATGAGCGGCGATTGGCAGTAAACCCCCAGGCTGGGAACACGGGCCTGGTGGGTGGCAGCGTGCCCGTGTTTGATGAGATCATCCTCTCCACCTCCCTCATGAACCGCGTTCTGCACTTCGACCAGGTGTCCG GAGTCCTTACCTGTCAGGCAGGCTGCGTGCTGGAGAATCTTTCCAGCTACGTGGAGGAGCGTGACTTCATCATGCCCCTAGACCTTGGTGCCAAGGGCAGCTGCCAAATTGGGGGGAACGTGGCCACCAATGCGGGGGGACTTCGGCTCCTTCGCTATGGCTCCCTACGGGGCACGGTGCTGGGCTTGGAAGTG GTGTTGGCCGATGGGAAGGTTTTAAACTGCCTTACATCCCTGAGGAAGGACAACACGGGCTATGACCTCAAGCAGCTGTTTATTGGCTCGGAGGGCACGCTCGGGGTAATCACAGCTGTGTCGATCCTGTGTCCACGGAAACCAAAAGCAGTCAATGTGGCCTTCTTAG gttgTTCTAGTTTTCAGCAACTGCTGAAGACGTTTCATTGCTGCAGGGGCATGCTGGGGGAAATTCTGTCTGCCTTTGAATTCTTAGACAGTGCCTGCATGAGGTTACTGGAGAAGCACCTGAAACTGAATAATCCCATAAGAG AGAGCCCATTCTACATCGTCATTGAAACGGCGGGGTCCAACGCCAGCCACGACGAGGAAAAGCTACACGATTTCCTGCAGGAAGTTATGGCACTTTCGCTGGTGACCGACGGAACCGTGGCCACCGAAGATGCCAAAATCAAG GCACTCTGGGCTTTAAGGGAGCGAATAACAGAGGGATTGACACACGACGGTTACACCTATAAGTATGACATCTCCTTGCCCGTGGAGAAGATTTACCAGCTGGTGGAAGACATGAGGGAGCACCTTGGAGACAAGGCCCAGAATGTTGTTGGTTATGGGCATGTTG GTGATGGGAACCTCCACCTGAACATCACGTCCCATTCTAGAGACCCTGCTCTGCTGACGGCCATCGAGCCGTATGTGTATGAATGGACCGCCAGGTGCCGAGGCAGCATCAGCGCTGAGCATGGATTGGGCCTGAAGAAGAGGAACTACATTCAGTACAGCAAGCCTCCAGAGGCCGTGGCCCTCATGGGGGATATCAAACGCATGCTTGACCCACATGGGATCCTCAACCCTTATAAGACCCTGCCAGACAACTGCTGA
- the acvr1l gene encoding activin receptor type-1 isoform X1: MAQRRVPLFFLLLLKILGALAEDGHIQCTCEDSSCAPGEHCDGEQCFSSVTVSGDQRVFTRGCLTNTQQSRMICSNAPSASYAIECCSHYMCNANATTDTLLPLLLTVPEGKPIRYRVETLVIFVIGPFVVLALLSLLAVLVCRRLHHGRLERLHEMDAEQGAIDGLIASNVGDGTLADLLDHSCTSGSGSGLPFLVQRTVARQISLVECVGKGRYGEVWRGQWQGENVAVKIFSSRDEKSWFRETEIYNTVLLRHENILGFMASDMTSRNSSTQLWLITHYHENGSLYDYLQRVAVETADGLQMAASVVSGLVHLHTEIFGTEGKPAIAHRDLKSKNILVKKDLRCCIADLGLAVTHSQSDNQLDVGNNPKVGTKRYMAPEVLDETIQTDCFDAYKRVDIWAFGLVLWEIARRTYSNGIVEEYKPPFYDLVPNDPSFDDMRKVVCVEQQRPFIPNRWFSDPTLSALVKLMRECWYQNPSARLTALRIKKTLDKIYSSLEKGKVDC, translated from the exons ATGGCTCAGCGTCGCGTCCCGTTGTTCTTCCTGCTGCTCCTGAAGATCCTGGGGGCGTTAGCTGAAG ACGGGCACATCCAGTGTACATGCGAGGACAGCTCTTGTGCCCCGGGGGAGCACTGCGATGGCGAACAGTGCTTCTCCTCGGTGACGGTGAGTGGGGACCAGCGCGTCTTCACCCGCGGCTGCCTGACGAACACCCAGCAGAGCCGCATGATCTGCTCCAACGCGCCCTCTGCCAGCTACGCCATCGAGTGCTGCTCACACTACATGTGCAACGCCAACGCCACCACCGACACGCTTCTGCCTCTGCTGCTCACAG TGCCAGAAGGAAAGCCAATCAGGTACCGGGTGGAGACCCTTGTCATCTTCGTGATTGGCCCGTTTGTGGTGCTGGCCCTCCTATCCCTGCTGGCCGTGCTGGTGTGTCGGCGGCTGCACCACGGCCGACTGGAGAGGCTCCACGAGATGGACGCTGAGCAGGGGGCCATCGACGGCCTCATTGCTTCCAACGTGGGCGACGGCACCCTGGCT GATCTCCTGGACCACTCCTGTACTTCAGGCAGTGGCTCTGGCCTTCCCTTCCTGGTTCAGAGGACTGTGGCACGGCAGATCAGCTTGGTAGAGTGTGTTG GAAAAGGGCGTTATGGGGAAGTCTGGAGGGGCCAGTGGCAGGGAGAAAACGTGGCAGTGAAGATCTTCTCTTCCAGAGATGAGAAGTCCTGGTTCAGAGAAACAGAGATTTACAACACTGTCCTGCTGCGGCATGAAAACATCCTCG GATTCATGGCTTCCGACATGACGTCGCGTAACTCCAGCACGCAGCTCTGGCTCATCACACATTACCACGAGAACGGCTCGCTCTACGACTACCTGCAGCGCGTTGCCGTGGAGACGGCGGACGGGCTGCAGATGGCAGCGTCGGTGGTGAGCGGACTGGTGCACCTGCACACCGAGATCTTTGGGACAGAGGGGAAGCCGGCTATAGCTCACCGTGACCTCAAGAGCAAGAACATCCTAGTGAAGAAGGACCTACGCTGTTGCATCGCTGACCTCG GCCTGGCAGTCACGCACTCGCAGTCAGACAATCAGCTGGATGTTGGAAATAACCCCAAGGTTGGTACCAAGAGGTACATGGCGCCGGAGGTTCTGGACGAGACCATCCAGACAGACTGCTTCGACGCTTACAAGCGAGTGGACATCTGGGCCTTTGGGCTGGTCCTCTGGGAAATTGCTCGCCGGACCTACAGTAACG GCATCGTCGAAGAGTACAAGCCGCCCTTCTACGACCTGGTGCCCAACGACCCCAGCTTCGACGACATGCGCAAAGTCGTGTGCGTGGAACAGCAACGGCCCTTCATCCCCAACAGATGGTTCTCGGATCCG ACCCTGTCGGCCCTGGTGAAGCTGATGCGGGAATGCTGGTACCAGAACCCGTCGGCCCGCCTCACGGCACTGCGAATCAAAAAGACTCTAGATAAAATCTACAGCTCCCTGGAGAAAGGCAAAGTGGACTGCTGA